The sequence TGTGCCTGGGCTTCGCGTTCCTGGCGCTGGGCGGCGGGGCCATCCACTGGGCCCGCACCCTGATGACCGACGTGGACCTGGTCCAGGAGCGGCACCCGATGAAGTCGGACCCCGAGTCCACCGCGTTCGCGGTCTCGGAGTTCAAGCAGGGCGTCGCGGACTCCGGTTTCACCAAGTACCCGCTCATCCGGCGTTCCCTGCTGACCGCCATGATGATCCTCCCGCTGCCGGCCGTGTGGCTGCTGCGCGACCTCGGCCCTCTGCCGGGGGACGCCCTGCGGCACACCCTGTGGGCTCCGGGCGAGAAGCTGGTCAACCCGAACACCGGCCAGCCGCTGAAGGTCTCCGACGTCACGGTCGGCACGCTCGCGCTGGCGAACCCGGCCAGCCTGAACGACGTGCCCGAGGAGCGGATCGACAACCTGGCCAAGTCCGCGGTGCTGGTCGTCCGTCTGCCCCAGGAGGCCCTGAAGGGCTCCGAGGCGCAGAAGAAGAAGCAGTGGGACTGGTCGGTGGACGGCGTCATGGCCTTCTCCAAGATCTGCACCCACGTCGGCTGCCCGGTGGCGCTGTACGAGCAGCAGACGCACCACATGCTGTGCCCGTGCCACCAGTCGACCTTCGACCTGTCCGACGACGGTAAGGTCATCTTCGGCCCGGCCGCGCGGTCGCTGCCGCAGCTGCCGATCACGGTCGACGCCGACGGCAACCTGGTCGCCGTGAGCGACTT is a genomic window of Catenulispora sp. MAP5-51 containing:
- a CDS encoding Rieske 2Fe-2S domain-containing protein, which gives rise to MTDRDMETDHLPENTGGAGHGTLTKDAAADDPFQDPGLPAYRPRVTDLDPKAAKRAERQVALLFLISIVGLIGSMVCYTFVPNTRVHTFTGLGTVNMNNLALGLCLGFAFLALGGGAIHWARTLMTDVDLVQERHPMKSDPESTAFAVSEFKQGVADSGFTKYPLIRRSLLTAMMILPLPAVWLLRDLGPLPGDALRHTLWAPGEKLVNPNTGQPLKVSDVTVGTLALANPASLNDVPEERIDNLAKSAVLVVRLPQEALKGSEAQKKKQWDWSVDGVMAFSKICTHVGCPVALYEQQTHHMLCPCHQSTFDLSDDGKVIFGPAARSLPQLPITVDADGNLVAVSDFREPVGPSFWERG